In Chromobacterium rhizoryzae, one genomic interval encodes:
- a CDS encoding tyrosinase family protein, with the protein MARVRKDILKMSNPWDPTVLWYARAVREMQKRPIKDPTSWRYLAAIHGFDSQLWQQHGYLQAGEALPSAADQNTYWRQCQHQSWYFMPWHRGYLAAFEAIVLAEIVKLGGPADWALPYWNYSDGANAKARDLPTCFQSKTLPDGGANPLWLAQRYGWNNQPNHITLRPETVQLTALKDAQFIGTANGIPPGYGGPQTPFWHGGGNSGGLENLPHNPVHTNIGGRNGLMSDPDLAGLDPVFWIHHSNIDRLWQVWLNRNPGHKNPSNDNWLEGPVNRKFAMPRPNGSGYTFVAKDMLNTQAPNLNYVYQDVSDPLGGASRVAQRMQTLAAIHPDTAAANTMANNPKTELLGANAAAIKLGNNTVHAQMQLDDDAKNKVLSSFQASQAAARQFKAQPDAAPQEPDRVFLSLENIRCKVDGGTFNVYVGLPQGADPAQHPQNLAGTIALFGARKASLAEHGGNGVSQTLEITDIVDRMCQSQTLDTAPMGVQLVPVSDIEDDDEVTIGRISVYRHGQ; encoded by the coding sequence ATGGCTCGCGTCCGCAAAGACATCTTGAAAATGAGCAATCCCTGGGACCCCACCGTGCTGTGGTACGCGCGGGCGGTGCGGGAAATGCAGAAACGCCCGATCAAGGACCCCACCAGCTGGCGTTACCTGGCCGCCATCCACGGCTTCGATTCCCAGCTCTGGCAACAACACGGTTATCTGCAAGCCGGCGAAGCGCTGCCCAGCGCCGCCGATCAGAACACCTACTGGCGGCAATGCCAGCACCAGAGCTGGTATTTCATGCCCTGGCACCGCGGCTATCTGGCGGCCTTCGAAGCCATTGTGCTGGCGGAGATCGTCAAGCTGGGCGGCCCCGCCGACTGGGCCTTGCCCTATTGGAACTACAGCGACGGCGCCAACGCCAAGGCGCGCGACCTGCCCACCTGTTTCCAGTCCAAGACCTTGCCGGACGGCGGCGCCAATCCCTTGTGGCTGGCCCAACGCTACGGCTGGAACAACCAGCCCAATCACATCACGCTGCGCCCGGAAACCGTGCAGCTCACCGCCTTGAAGGACGCGCAGTTCATCGGCACCGCCAACGGCATTCCGCCGGGCTACGGCGGGCCGCAAACGCCGTTCTGGCACGGCGGAGGCAATAGCGGCGGGCTGGAAAACCTGCCGCACAATCCGGTGCACACCAATATCGGCGGCCGCAACGGCCTGATGTCGGACCCCGACCTCGCAGGCCTGGACCCGGTGTTCTGGATCCACCACTCCAATATCGACCGGCTGTGGCAGGTATGGCTCAATCGCAATCCCGGCCACAAAAACCCCAGCAACGACAATTGGCTGGAAGGCCCGGTCAACCGCAAGTTCGCGATGCCGCGCCCCAACGGCAGCGGCTACACCTTTGTCGCCAAGGACATGCTCAACACCCAGGCGCCGAACCTGAACTACGTCTACCAGGACGTATCGGACCCTCTCGGCGGCGCCAGCCGTGTCGCGCAGCGCATGCAGACGCTGGCGGCCATCCATCCCGACACCGCGGCGGCAAACACCATGGCGAACAATCCGAAAACCGAACTGCTGGGCGCCAACGCCGCGGCGATCAAACTGGGCAACAACACCGTCCACGCGCAGATGCAGCTGGACGACGACGCCAAGAACAAGGTGCTGAGCAGCTTCCAGGCCAGCCAGGCCGCCGCCCGCCAGTTCAAGGCCCAGCCAGACGCCGCGCCGCAAGAGCCGGACCGCGTCTTTCTCAGCCTGGAGAACATCCGCTGCAAAGTGGACGGCGGCACGTTCAACGTCTACGTCGGCCTGCCCCAGGGCGCCGACCCGGCGCAACACCCGCAGAACCTGGCCGGCACCATCGCGCTGTTCGGCGCGCGCAAGGCCTCGCTGGCCGAGCACGGCGGCAACGGCGTCAGCCAGACGCTGGAGATCACCGACATCGTGGACCGCATGTGTCAAAGCCAGACGCTGGACACGGCGCCGATGGGGGTGCAATTGGTGCCGGTGTCCGACATCGAGGACGACGACGAGGTGACGATAGGCCGCATCAGCGTCTACCGCCACGGCCAGTAA
- a CDS encoding copper chaperone: MPVKTLIAALRDTPWPLRCASLLGWLGLIALERRLTAPGYCGAWVLERPGGGWDALTGALWLNPPAQWLPSWQLMLLAMMAPLLADPLRQLWLRSLARKRALALAMFCCGYLLPWLVAGLLLHLLGLALLTFSAAPWQAFVVACGVAGLWQAAPQRLRCLQACHRQPRLSPFGWPAALSALRAGLAAGVWCAGACWAWMLPPLLAGPGHLPLMAAIGLWLLLERRRPEGAPPLLSIPKAWRPGRRERPAGGVKGHAAENP; encoded by the coding sequence ATGCCGGTCAAAACCCTGATCGCCGCGCTGCGGGACACGCCCTGGCCGCTGCGCTGCGCCAGCCTCTTGGGCTGGCTCGGCCTGATCGCCCTGGAGCGGCGGCTGACCGCGCCGGGTTATTGCGGCGCCTGGGTTCTGGAGCGTCCCGGCGGCGGCTGGGACGCGCTGACCGGCGCGCTGTGGCTGAATCCGCCGGCGCAATGGCTGCCGTCCTGGCAGTTGATGCTGCTGGCGATGATGGCGCCGCTGCTGGCCGACCCGCTGCGGCAACTGTGGCTGCGCAGCCTGGCGCGCAAGCGCGCGCTGGCGCTGGCCATGTTCTGCTGCGGCTATCTACTGCCCTGGCTCGTCGCCGGCCTGCTGCTGCACCTGCTCGGCCTGGCGCTGCTGACCTTCAGCGCCGCGCCGTGGCAGGCCTTCGTCGTCGCCTGCGGCGTCGCGGGGCTCTGGCAGGCGGCGCCGCAGCGGCTGCGCTGCCTGCAAGCCTGCCACCGCCAGCCCAGGCTGTCGCCGTTCGGCTGGCCGGCCGCGCTGTCGGCGCTGCGCGCCGGCCTCGCCGCCGGCGTCTGGTGCGCGGGCGCCTGCTGGGCCTGGATGTTGCCGCCTTTGCTCGCGGGGCCAGGGCATCTGCCCTTGATGGCGGCGATCGGCCTGTGGCTGCTGCTGGAACGCCGCCGGCCGGAGGGCGCGCCGCCCTTGTTGTCCATCCCCAAAGCTTGGCGCCCAGGCAGGCGCGAGCGCCCGGCCGGCGGCGTGAAAGGCCATGCGGCGGAAAACCCCTAG
- a CDS encoding NAD(P)/FAD-dependent oxidoreductase — MLRITELKLPLEHAPEELNAAIAAYLGVPEQDIRQVVVFKRSYDARKGMMNLAYIVDIDVANEARLLARFKSDKHVMPTPDTQYHYVGQAPENLERRPVVVGFGPCGIFAALLLAQMGFKPIVLERGKKVRERTKDTWGLWRNKVLNPESNVQFGEGGAGTFSDGKLYSQIKDPRHLGRKVLTEFVKAGAPEEILYVAKPHIGTFRLVSMVEKMRAEIEELGGEIRFQQRVADIHLEDGPDGRKVARGLTLASGEQIRADHIVLALGHSARDSFEMLHGHGVYMEAKPFSVGFRIEHPQTLIDKARWGKYAGHPLLGAADYKLVHHAGNGRAVYSFCMCPGGQVVAATSEEGRVVTNGMSQYSRAERNANSGLVVSIGPDDYPGDPLAGIAFQRELESRAYVLGGGTYEAPAQLVGDFLAGKPSTQVGSVPPSYQPGVHWTDLAAALPDYCIAAMREALPEFGKKIRGYDMHDAVLTGVETRTSSPLRITRGEDCQSLNVRGLYPAGEGAGYAGGILSAGVDGIKVAEAVAQAIAAERR; from the coding sequence ATGTTGCGCATTACCGAATTGAAACTGCCGCTGGAACACGCTCCGGAAGAACTGAACGCCGCGATCGCGGCTTATCTGGGCGTGCCGGAGCAGGACATCCGCCAGGTCGTCGTCTTCAAGCGCAGCTACGACGCGCGCAAGGGCATGATGAACCTGGCCTACATCGTCGACATCGACGTGGCCAACGAGGCCCGTCTGCTGGCCCGCTTCAAGTCCGACAAGCACGTGATGCCGACGCCGGACACCCAATATCACTATGTGGGGCAGGCGCCGGAAAACCTGGAGCGCCGCCCGGTGGTGGTGGGGTTCGGCCCCTGTGGCATCTTCGCCGCGCTGCTGCTGGCGCAGATGGGCTTCAAGCCCATCGTGCTGGAGCGCGGCAAGAAGGTGCGCGAGCGCACCAAGGACACCTGGGGCCTGTGGCGCAACAAGGTCTTGAACCCCGAGTCCAATGTGCAATTCGGCGAAGGCGGCGCCGGCACCTTCTCCGACGGCAAACTGTACAGCCAGATCAAGGACCCGCGTCATCTGGGCCGCAAGGTGCTGACCGAGTTCGTCAAAGCCGGCGCGCCGGAGGAAATCCTCTACGTGGCCAAGCCGCATATCGGCACCTTCCGCCTGGTGAGCATGGTGGAAAAAATGCGCGCCGAGATCGAGGAGCTGGGCGGCGAAATCCGCTTCCAGCAGCGCGTCGCCGACATTCATCTGGAAGACGGTCCGGACGGGCGCAAAGTGGCGCGCGGCCTGACCTTGGCCAGCGGCGAGCAGATCCGCGCCGATCACATCGTGCTGGCCCTGGGCCACAGCGCGCGCGACAGTTTCGAGATGCTGCACGGCCACGGCGTGTATATGGAAGCCAAGCCGTTCTCGGTGGGCTTCCGCATCGAACACCCGCAGACGCTGATCGACAAGGCGCGCTGGGGCAAATACGCCGGCCACCCGCTATTGGGCGCGGCGGATTACAAGCTGGTGCACCACGCCGGCAACGGCCGGGCGGTGTACAGTTTCTGCATGTGCCCGGGCGGCCAGGTGGTGGCCGCCACCTCGGAAGAGGGCCGCGTGGTGACCAATGGCATGAGCCAATACTCGCGCGCCGAGCGCAACGCCAATTCCGGCCTGGTGGTCAGCATCGGTCCGGACGATTATCCGGGCGATCCGCTGGCCGGCATCGCCTTCCAGCGCGAGCTGGAAAGCCGCGCCTATGTGCTGGGCGGCGGCACTTACGAAGCGCCGGCGCAGCTGGTGGGCGATTTCCTGGCCGGCAAGCCGTCCACCCAGGTGGGTTCGGTGCCGCCGTCCTATCAACCCGGCGTGCACTGGACCGATCTGGCCGCGGCCTTGCCGGATTATTGCATCGCGGCGATGCGCGAGGCGCTGCCGGAGTTCGGCAAGAAAATCCGCGGTTACGATATGCACGACGCGGTGCTGACCGGGGTGGAAACCCGCACCAGCTCGCCGCTGCGCATCACCCGCGGCGAGGATTGCCAGAGCTTGAACGTGCGCGGCCTGTACCCGGCCGGCGAGGGCGCCGGCTACGCCGGGGGGATTCTGTCCGCCGGGGTGGACGGCATCAAGGTGGCGGAGGCGGTGGCGCAGGCCATCGCGGCGGAGCGCCGTTAA
- a CDS encoding methyl-accepting chemotaxis protein — MQAGLSLKQRLLLLIFSVIALTCLLGGLVLRSMHQQMMADRQDLIRGQVENALSLVANYEERAAAGAMPEAEAQRQALLALTRLRFAGKEYFFTLDKGLVWLAHGVNPKLVGKDMHAVKDSSGSSLGDKFDQTLRQGQGKGFAEFVWDKPGSAEPQPKLAYLQSSPRWGWVVGTGLYMDDVWAALRVQLLGVAVQVLLIAAVCGGLGWWLFRSVMRQLGAEPAQTAAVVREIAGGRLDVPVPVRAGDADSLMANIAHMQQALRQMVADIVASAGELGRLSEEVVTGAQAVADNSQQQSESATSMAASIEELTVSINHISQYAQDARQVSQQSGSLSDEGGEVIAKAVAEMKGISETVDLTAGAISALADKTATISSIMQVIKDIADQTNLLALNAAIEAARAGETGRGFAVVADEVRKLSERTAQATEEIAGMIDEIQLSSDQSRANMSQTVERVRAGLALAEQGGEMIQQIRGSAGQVVQVVRDISHALQEQGVASQDIARHVEQIAQVAAGNAAAATQASSGIQSMDEVTGGLRQTVAGFQV; from the coding sequence ATGCAAGCGGGCCTTTCCTTGAAGCAGCGTTTGTTGTTATTGATTTTTAGCGTGATCGCGTTGACTTGTCTGCTGGGCGGCCTGGTGCTGCGCAGCATGCATCAGCAAATGATGGCGGACCGGCAGGATCTGATCCGCGGCCAGGTGGAGAACGCCTTGAGCCTGGTGGCCAATTACGAGGAGCGGGCGGCGGCCGGCGCCATGCCGGAGGCGGAGGCGCAGCGCCAGGCGCTGCTGGCGCTGACCCGGCTGCGTTTCGCCGGCAAGGAGTATTTTTTCACCCTGGACAAGGGGCTGGTCTGGCTGGCGCACGGGGTCAACCCCAAGCTGGTGGGCAAGGACATGCACGCGGTCAAGGATTCCAGCGGCAGCAGCCTGGGCGACAAGTTCGACCAGACCCTGAGGCAGGGGCAGGGCAAGGGCTTCGCGGAATTCGTCTGGGACAAGCCCGGCTCGGCGGAGCCCCAGCCCAAGCTGGCGTATTTGCAGTCCAGCCCGCGCTGGGGCTGGGTGGTGGGCACCGGCCTGTATATGGATGACGTATGGGCGGCCTTGCGCGTGCAATTGCTGGGCGTGGCGGTCCAGGTGCTGCTGATCGCCGCGGTGTGCGGCGGCCTGGGCTGGTGGCTGTTCCGCAGCGTGATGCGGCAATTGGGCGCGGAGCCGGCGCAGACCGCGGCCGTGGTGCGGGAAATCGCCGGCGGGCGGCTGGATGTGCCGGTGCCGGTGCGGGCGGGCGACGCGGACAGCCTGATGGCCAATATCGCCCATATGCAGCAGGCTTTGCGGCAGATGGTGGCCGACATCGTGGCCAGCGCCGGCGAACTGGGGCGGCTGAGCGAGGAGGTGGTGACCGGCGCGCAGGCGGTGGCGGACAACTCCCAGCAGCAAAGCGAGAGCGCCACTTCGATGGCGGCGTCGATCGAAGAGCTGACGGTGAGCATCAACCACATCTCCCAATACGCGCAGGACGCGCGCCAGGTGTCGCAGCAGTCCGGCAGTTTGTCGGACGAGGGCGGCGAAGTGATCGCCAAGGCCGTGGCGGAGATGAAGGGCATCAGCGAGACGGTGGACCTGACCGCTGGGGCGATCTCGGCGCTGGCGGACAAGACCGCCACCATCTCCAGCATCATGCAGGTGATCAAGGACATTGCCGATCAAACCAATCTCCTGGCCCTGAACGCGGCGATCGAGGCGGCGCGCGCCGGCGAAACCGGCCGCGGTTTCGCGGTGGTGGCGGACGAGGTGCGCAAACTGTCCGAACGCACCGCGCAGGCCACCGAGGAGATCGCCGGCATGATAGACGAGATCCAGCTCAGCTCAGATCAGTCGCGCGCCAATATGAGCCAGACCGTGGAGCGGGTGCGCGCCGGGCTGGCGCTGGCCGAGCAGGGCGGGGAGATGATTCAGCAAATCCGTGGCAGCGCCGGCCAGGTGGTGCAAGTGGTGCGCGATATCTCCCACGCGCTGCAGGAGCAAGGCGTGGCCAGCCAGGACATCGCCCGCCACGTGGAGCAGATCGCCCAGGTGGCCGCCGGCAACGCCGCCGCCGCCACCCAGGCGTCCAGCGGCATTCAGAGCATGGACGAGGTGACCGGCGGCCTGCGGCAGACGGTGGCCGGATTCCAGGTGTAG